From Apium graveolens cultivar Ventura chromosome 9, ASM990537v1, whole genome shotgun sequence, the proteins below share one genomic window:
- the LOC141684634 gene encoding putative indole-3-acetic acid-amido synthetase GH3.9 isoform X2 codes for MFLYFVKAEMSTPCGLPARTVLTSYYKSKHFKYRSRDPYTDFTSPDEAILCDDSNQSMYCQLLAGLVHRNQVLRLGAVFASALLRAIYFLKGNWMNICNDIRDGQVDLTEVTDLKCRTAMSTILSLPDPRLADEIEAICSRESWKGIICQLWPKAKYIEAVVTGSMAQYIPALHYYSDEKLPLVCTMYASSECYFGVNMKPLCSPEKVSYTLLPNMCYFEFIPLGVNGTLLLDVDEDEEVPQNKLVALVDVKLGCYYELVLTTFSGLNRYRIGDVLQVTGFHNKAPQFRFICRRNVVLSIDNDKTNEEDLHKSITVAKKLLEPYNALLVEYTSYAETSSVPGHYVIYWEIVQCSSALTSSLVKDNNVNEILANQLDLNVLEDCCIAMEEELDYNYRRCRTNDKSVGPLEIRVVKPGTFESLMDLYINKGGSINQYKTPRCINSNAALKLLESNVKARVFSPRDPTWTP; via the exons ATGTTCCTCTACTTTGTGAAGGCTGAGATGTCTACTCCTTGTGGCTTACCGGCTCGGACAGTTTTAACTAGCTACTACAAAAGCAAGCACTTCAAATACCGGTCACGTGATCCTTACACTGATTTTACTAGCCCTGATGAAGCTATTCTTTGCGATGACAGCAACCAAAGCATGTACTGCCAATTGTTAGCTGGTCTAGTTCATCGCAACCAAGTCCTCCGCCTTGGAGCGGTTTTTGCATCAGCCTTACTTCGAGCCATCTACTTTCTTAAAGGTAACTGGATGAACATATGCAATGACATAAGGGATGGTCAAGTGGACCTCACAGAGGTCACTGACCTTAAATGCAGGACTGCTATGTCTACAATCCTGTCGTTGCCAGACCCGCGTTTGGCAGACGAAATTGAGGCCATATGCAGCAGGGAATCATGGAAGGGAATAATTTGTCAACTTTGGCCTAAAGCTAAGTACATTGAAGCTGTTGTAACAGGTTCTATGGCACAATATATACCAGCTTTGCATTATTATAGTGATGAGAAATTACCATTGGTTTGCACCATGTATGCTTCCTCTGAGTGTTATTTTGGTGTGAATATGAAGCCTTTGTGTTCACCGGAAAAAGTTTCATATACTCTATTGCCTAACATGTGTTATTTTGAATTCATACCTCTGGGAGTGAATGGTACATTACTTctggatgttgatgaagatgaAGAGGTGCCACAGAATAAGCTAGTGGCCTTGGTGGATGTTAAACTTGGTTGTTATTATGAACTGGTGCTTACCACATTTTCTG GACTAAATAGATATAGAATTGGAGATGTGCTCCAAGTGACTGGATTCCACAACAAAGCCCCGCAATTTCGTTTCATCTGCAGGAGAAATGTTGTTCTCAGCATAGACAATGACAAAACTAATGAAGAAGACCTTCACAAGAGCATTACTGTGGCCAAAAAGCTTCTAGAACCCTACAATGCTCTGCTTGTGGAGTACACTAGCTATGCAGAGACCTCCTCTGTCCCCGGTCACTATGTTATCTACTGGGAAATTGTTCAGTGCTCATCAGCATTAACATCATCTCTAGTAAAAGACAATAATGTTAACGAGATTTTAGCAAACCAACTCGATTTGAATGTCCTTGAAGATTGTTGTATTGCAATGGAGGAAGAACTGGACTACAACTACAGGCGTTGTCGCACCAATGATAAGTCTGTTGGACCTCTTGAGATCCGTGTAGTGAAGCCAGGGACTTTCGAGTCGTTGATGGATTTGTATATCAACAAAGGAGGATCCATTAATCAGTACAAAACACCAAGATGCATCAACTCTAATGCTGCACTCAAACTACTGGAATCAAATGTGAAGGCTCGTGTGTTTAGCCCCAGGGATCCTACATGGACCCCTTGA
- the LOC141684634 gene encoding putative indole-3-acetic acid-amido synthetase GH3.9 isoform X1, whose translation MDGKKLEYKGEKALKELEKLTQNADEVQENLLKEILMRNGETEYLKKYLSGSKDVSEFKKSVPVITYKAIRPYIQRIANGEASSLITAHPITEMLCSSGTSAGEPKLMPSIEEDLDRRTFLYNLNMPIMNQYISGLDEGKGMFLYFVKAEMSTPCGLPARTVLTSYYKSKHFKYRSRDPYTDFTSPDEAILCDDSNQSMYCQLLAGLVHRNQVLRLGAVFASALLRAIYFLKGNWMNICNDIRDGQVDLTEVTDLKCRTAMSTILSLPDPRLADEIEAICSRESWKGIICQLWPKAKYIEAVVTGSMAQYIPALHYYSDEKLPLVCTMYASSECYFGVNMKPLCSPEKVSYTLLPNMCYFEFIPLGVNGTLLLDVDEDEEVPQNKLVALVDVKLGCYYELVLTTFSGLNRYRIGDVLQVTGFHNKAPQFRFICRRNVVLSIDNDKTNEEDLHKSITVAKKLLEPYNALLVEYTSYAETSSVPGHYVIYWEIVQCSSALTSSLVKDNNVNEILANQLDLNVLEDCCIAMEEELDYNYRRCRTNDKSVGPLEIRVVKPGTFESLMDLYINKGGSINQYKTPRCINSNAALKLLESNVKARVFSPRDPTWTP comes from the exons ATGGATGGAAAGAAGTTGGAGTACAAAGGTGAGAAGGCACTGAAAGAGCTTGAGAAGCTAACACAAAACGCAGATGAAGTTCAAGAAAACTTATTGAAAGAGATTTTAATGAGGAACGGGGAGACCGAGTACTTGAAAAAGTACTTGTCTGGATCAAAAGATGTGTCGGAGTTTAAAAAGAGTGTGCCTGTTATCACTTATAAGGCCATTCGTCCTTACATTCAGAGGATTGCTAATGGAGAAGCCTCGTCTCTCATTACCGCGCACCCCATCACTGAGATGCTATGCAG TTCGGGCACGTCTGCTGGAGAGCCAAAGCTGATGCCGTCTATTGAAGAAGATCTTGATCGCAGAACTTTTCTTTATAATCTCAACATGCCTATAATGAACCA GTACATTTCAGGTCTTGATGAAGGGAAGGGTATGTTCCTCTACTTTGTGAAGGCTGAGATGTCTACTCCTTGTGGCTTACCGGCTCGGACAGTTTTAACTAGCTACTACAAAAGCAAGCACTTCAAATACCGGTCACGTGATCCTTACACTGATTTTACTAGCCCTGATGAAGCTATTCTTTGCGATGACAGCAACCAAAGCATGTACTGCCAATTGTTAGCTGGTCTAGTTCATCGCAACCAAGTCCTCCGCCTTGGAGCGGTTTTTGCATCAGCCTTACTTCGAGCCATCTACTTTCTTAAAGGTAACTGGATGAACATATGCAATGACATAAGGGATGGTCAAGTGGACCTCACAGAGGTCACTGACCTTAAATGCAGGACTGCTATGTCTACAATCCTGTCGTTGCCAGACCCGCGTTTGGCAGACGAAATTGAGGCCATATGCAGCAGGGAATCATGGAAGGGAATAATTTGTCAACTTTGGCCTAAAGCTAAGTACATTGAAGCTGTTGTAACAGGTTCTATGGCACAATATATACCAGCTTTGCATTATTATAGTGATGAGAAATTACCATTGGTTTGCACCATGTATGCTTCCTCTGAGTGTTATTTTGGTGTGAATATGAAGCCTTTGTGTTCACCGGAAAAAGTTTCATATACTCTATTGCCTAACATGTGTTATTTTGAATTCATACCTCTGGGAGTGAATGGTACATTACTTctggatgttgatgaagatgaAGAGGTGCCACAGAATAAGCTAGTGGCCTTGGTGGATGTTAAACTTGGTTGTTATTATGAACTGGTGCTTACCACATTTTCTG GACTAAATAGATATAGAATTGGAGATGTGCTCCAAGTGACTGGATTCCACAACAAAGCCCCGCAATTTCGTTTCATCTGCAGGAGAAATGTTGTTCTCAGCATAGACAATGACAAAACTAATGAAGAAGACCTTCACAAGAGCATTACTGTGGCCAAAAAGCTTCTAGAACCCTACAATGCTCTGCTTGTGGAGTACACTAGCTATGCAGAGACCTCCTCTGTCCCCGGTCACTATGTTATCTACTGGGAAATTGTTCAGTGCTCATCAGCATTAACATCATCTCTAGTAAAAGACAATAATGTTAACGAGATTTTAGCAAACCAACTCGATTTGAATGTCCTTGAAGATTGTTGTATTGCAATGGAGGAAGAACTGGACTACAACTACAGGCGTTGTCGCACCAATGATAAGTCTGTTGGACCTCTTGAGATCCGTGTAGTGAAGCCAGGGACTTTCGAGTCGTTGATGGATTTGTATATCAACAAAGGAGGATCCATTAATCAGTACAAAACACCAAGATGCATCAACTCTAATGCTGCACTCAAACTACTGGAATCAAATGTGAAGGCTCGTGTGTTTAGCCCCAGGGATCCTACATGGACCCCTTGA
- the LOC141686242 gene encoding uncharacterized protein LOC141686242 has protein sequence MHVEKNVCDNIIGTLLHMKFKSKDSRASRLDLVDMGIRPDLAPEVGEKRTYLPPAPYTLSRKEKQIILTSLYDMKLPYGHASNIRNCVSMIDMKLYGLKSHDCHILLQQLLPVCIRSVLPKNVRSYVRNRFYPEGFIAEGYLKEESIEFCSEFYSGSSRTTGLPKDEEKISGPIGGVTMKSVAEKERDEAHLSVLRNNSEVEPYVMLHKNIWKRFIEGKRRVYSGYWESTIDNLPIGLNKKLVSTEMRENAEAVSETIRWLAGKPSFSVLTYESYVVEGVRYHTKDRDNARVVQNSASDKGVKSDDLGFTLVNFNRPGHKKDKYVSVDQVNQVFYIEDPVDANWSVVLSATTRDYHDVYNEDAPEDTSWNPPPFCSNIPTCDPAKIDDASVCNRRENVEVIEVYLLEEEERMAPKKQMRKQSEKTASQNLSGGSPKRLEDVPNNDENNEGHASESQPTNSEQTNTTTNTATRKSGGKQCVCAMYKVIVKKARGKKVKVTANEWGIPNGETRARLQSYIGMLARTTIPIDIPTWPNVDPELKSKLWLDLQATFKVKPEIENMVLKSAGSKWRQFKTDLTRKYVLPFIGEKKKLSKPPRGYGYVSKATWKRFVRQRTDSKWKEIHDTQSERVSKRKYHHRLSRKGYIGLKEDEIKKGRLNPGEEPDRAIFWQKARKRKNGQEVDEDLAVVYDKINALLEKKKKGEIQFSGAEDVLTTALESREHSGRVRAVGGYITPKQYFNLSREPKLRITKAELMARDRQRDELLEKKTQAPETEIDRLKSVIESGCTFHSPMPSEKASFDPEKDKEMKSNPPPARGVVLVYEDDDCVFTDGPTRPSPPGSPTIL, from the exons ATGCACGTCGAAAAGAACGTGTGTGATAATATAATTGGGACACTTCTACACATGAAATTCAAGAGTAAAGACAGCCGTGCCTCGCGTCTTGATTTGGTTGACATGGGAATACGGCCTGATTTAGCTCCAGAAGTAGGTGAGAAAAGAACATACCTACCTCCTGCCCCTTATACTCTCTCCCGGAAAGAAAAACAAATAATATTGACATCATTGTACGACATGAAACTTCCATACGGACATGCTTCAAATATAAGAAATTGTGTATCGATGATTGATATGAAGTTGTATGGTTTAAAGTCCCATGACTGTCATATCCTTCTCCAACAACTACTACCTGTTTGCATTCGTTCAGTGCTTCCGAAAAATGTTAGG AGTTATGTAAGAAACCGATTCTATCCAGAAGGTTTCATAGCTGAAGGTTACCTCAAAGAAGAGTCAATAGAATTTTGCAGTGAGTTCTATAGCGGGAGTAGTAGAACAACCGGTCTTCCGAAAGATGAAGAAAAAATTTCTGGTCCAATCGGTGGTGTGACTATGAAGTCAGTTGCGGAAAAAGAACGAGATGAGGCTCATCTTTCAGTTCTTCGTAATAATTCGGAAGTGGAACCATATGTTAT GTTGCATAAAAATATTTGGAAGAGATTTATCGAGGGAAAAAGAAGAGTGTACAGTGGCTATTGGGAGAGCACAATCGACAATTTGCCGATTGGTTTGAACAAAAAGTTG GTCAGTACAGAAATGAGGGAGAATGCGGAAGCCGTATCTGAAACTATAAGATGGTTGGCTGGGAAACCTTCATTTTCAGTTTTGACTTACGAAAGTTATGTTGTTGAAGGGGTCCGATACCACACAAAGGATCGAGATAATGCAAGGGTAGTTCAGAATAGTG CAAGTGACAAAGGTGTCAAGTCCGATGATCTTGGTTTCACCCTTGTCAACTTCAATCGACCAGGTCACAAAAAGGACAAATATGTCTCTGTTGACCAAGTCAACCAAGTATTTTATATTGAGGATCCAGTTGATGCTAATTGGTCCGTTGTGTTATCGGCGACAACTCGAGACTATCATGATGTTTACAATGAAGATGCTCCTGAAGACACCTCCTGGAACCCTCCCCCATTCTGTTCTAATATCCCTACATGTGACCCTGCTAAAATTGATGATGCAAGTGTTTGTAATAGAAGAGAAAATGTTGAGG TTATAGAAGTCTATCT ATTAGAGGAAGAGGAAAGAATGGCACCAAAAAAGCAAATGCGAAAGCAATCAGAAAAGACTGCATCACAGAATCTTAGCGGTGGAAGCCCCAAGCGGCTGGAGGATGTTCCGAACAATGATGAAAACAATGAAGGGCATGCATCGGAATCTCAACCGACTAACTCAGAACAGACAAATACTACAACTAATACTGCTACAAGGAAGTCTGGGGGTAAGCAATGCGTATGCGCAATGTACAAAGTGATTGTCAAGAAAGCTCGCGGGAAGAAAGTTAAAGTCACTGCCAATGAATGGGGGATTCCTAATGGGGAAACTAGAGCCCGTTTGCAGTCTTACATTGGTATGTTGGCTAGGACTACGATTCCAATCGACATTCCTACGTGGCCAAATGTAGATCCTGAATTAAAATCAAAGCTTTGGTTAGATCTCCAG GCTACCTTCAAAGTTAAACCAGAAATTGAAAACATGGTCCTAAAGTCAGCAGGCTCTAAATGGCGACAGTTTAAGACTGATTTGACGAGAAAGTATGTGCTACCATTTATTGgagaaaagaagaagctgagtAAGCCGCCAAGAGGCTATGGCTATGTTAGTAAGGCAACCTGGAAAAGGTTTGTGAGACAGAGGACTGATTCTAAGTGGAAG GAAATTCATGACACACAAAGTGAAAGAGTGTCTAAGAGAAAATATCATCACCGGTTGTCAAGAAAGGGCTACATCGGTTTAAAAGAAGATGAG ATAAAAAAAGGAAGGTTGAATCCGGGAGAAGAACCGGATAGAGCGATTTTTTGGCAAAAGGCTCGTAAGCGGAAAAACGGACAAGAGGTCGATGAAGATTTGGCTGTTGTATACGATAAAATT AACGCATTGTTGGAAAAAAAGAAGAAGGGTGAGATTCAGTTTTCTGGTGCTGAAGATGTTCTAACAACGGCTTTGGAGAGTCGTGAGCATTCTGGGAGGGTTCGGGCTGTTGGAGGGTACATCACTCCAAAACAATACTTTAATTTGTCAAGAGAGCCAAAGCTTCGAATCACAAAGGCAGAGTTGATGGCCCGTGATCGACAAAGGGATGAACTGCTTGAAAAAAAAACGCAAGCTCCCGAGACAGAGATTGATCGCTTGAAGTCAGTGATCGAAAGTGGATGTACTTTTCACTCTCCAATGCCATCTGAAAAGGCAAGTTTCGATCCGGAaaaggataaagaaatgaagtCAAATCCACCACCTGCAAGAGGAGTTGTGTTGGTATATGAAGATGATGACTGTGTTTTTACAGATGGCCCAACTAGGCCTTCACCTCCTGGAA gcCCAACGATCTTGTGA